Proteins encoded in a region of the Paramagnetospirillum magneticum AMB-1 genome:
- a CDS encoding phage baseplate assembly protein V: MNTPAIDRPRLQDLALGVTVAQVSATNDPKGMGRIRVRFVVSGQTIESDWLQIMSFCAGPDYGAFFLPQNGDSALVAFGDGNPDQPYVLGFLWNGVLKPPVPDKQQQDVREIKTKKGKLLLFDDSSSGQLTLIDEKQNKVQIDTANNAITVDSQGAVTIKAKGKVTITGESVSIATTSGSVKLDMSSATMKLTGGQSLKLSATMIDLN; encoded by the coding sequence ATGAACACTCCCGCCATCGACCGCCCCCGGCTTCAGGACCTGGCCCTGGGCGTGACCGTCGCCCAAGTGTCCGCCACCAACGATCCCAAGGGCATGGGCCGTATCCGCGTCCGTTTCGTGGTCAGCGGCCAGACGATCGAATCCGATTGGCTCCAGATCATGAGCTTTTGCGCCGGCCCCGATTATGGCGCGTTCTTCCTGCCCCAGAATGGCGACAGCGCCCTGGTCGCCTTTGGCGACGGCAACCCCGACCAGCCCTATGTGCTGGGATTTCTGTGGAACGGGGTGCTGAAACCGCCGGTTCCCGACAAGCAGCAGCAGGACGTGCGCGAGATCAAGACCAAGAAGGGCAAGCTGCTGCTCTTCGACGATTCGTCCAGCGGTCAGCTCACCCTGATCGATGAAAAGCAGAACAAGGTCCAGATCGACACCGCCAACAACGCCATTACCGTCGACAGCCAGGGGGCCGTGACCATCAAGGCCAAGGGCAAGGTCACCATCACCGGCGAGTCCGTATCCATCGCCACCACATCCGGGTCGGTCAAGCTGGACATGAGCAGCGCCACCATGAAGCTCACCGGCGGCCAGAGCCTGAAGCTGTCCGCCACCATGATCGATCTGAACTGA
- a CDS encoding PAAR domain-containing protein, producing MGLPAAKLGDSIVNAADIHIVLVPSPGGPVPTPQPFPFNGKITMNTSPTVRINSRPAATVGSMATNLPPHIPTSGMFQVPPTNLGRVVMGSFTVKINGKAAARATDFCETCHDIPPAGPQAPPPQVVVTGLATVRIG from the coding sequence ATGGGACTTCCTGCCGCCAAGCTGGGTGACAGCATCGTCAACGCCGCCGACATCCACATCGTCCTGGTGCCGTCTCCGGGGGGGCCGGTCCCCACGCCCCAACCCTTTCCCTTCAATGGCAAGATCACCATGAACACCAGCCCCACCGTGCGCATCAACAGCCGCCCCGCGGCCACCGTGGGGTCCATGGCCACCAATCTGCCGCCGCATATTCCCACCTCCGGCATGTTCCAGGTTCCTCCCACCAATCTGGGGCGGGTGGTGATGGGAAGCTTCACGGTGAAGATCAACGGCAAGGCCGCGGCACGGGCCACCGATTTCTGCGAGACCTGCCACGATATTCCTCCCGCCGGCCCCCAGGCTCCGCCGCCGCAGGTGGTGGTGACCGGTCTGGCCACCGTCCGGATCGGGTAG
- a CDS encoding GPW/gp25 family protein: MAAPPSTTVSGGDFLGRGWAFPVIPVAGTLPFAADDVDIRQAILIILQTAPGERVMRPQFGCRINELLFAAGNAATSSLAQLYVRQALEQWEPRIQVVTVTATIPPSDRQCLNISVDYLIRDRNRPDNLVYPFFLK; the protein is encoded by the coding sequence ATGGCCGCTCCTCCGTCCACCACCGTCTCGGGAGGCGACTTTCTCGGCCGCGGCTGGGCCTTTCCGGTCATTCCGGTGGCCGGGACGCTTCCGTTCGCCGCCGATGACGTCGACATCCGTCAGGCGATCCTGATCATTTTGCAGACCGCGCCGGGAGAACGGGTGATGCGGCCCCAGTTCGGCTGTCGCATCAACGAACTGCTGTTCGCCGCCGGCAACGCCGCCACCAGCAGTCTGGCCCAGCTTTACGTCCGCCAGGCGCTGGAGCAATGGGAGCCGCGCATCCAAGTGGTGACGGTGACCGCCACCATCCCGCCGTCCGACCGCCAGTGCCTGAACATCTCGGTCGACTACCTGATCCGGGACCGCAACCGGCCGGACAACCTGGTCTATCCCTTCTTTCTTAAATAG
- a CDS encoding putative baseplate assembly protein, with the protein MADPVLDFRDFDTFYDQSVTLAKSYCQDWSRYWPENLDATVPLDPGLVMLKLFSLMAGYMAGMENGVPHQRRLALYQFLAQPLRSPVQARAVLSFALRQGQPPRLVPAESAVVNSPGQSIRFQTDRDLMVIPAQIIAVLALLPPQDQFVDVLGLLGAGQTAPLFVATETDPAEQPLPHWFLMGDSLLFKPDSALQGLSVTLTGAQLYPEFFQQWTDGALTPLKSTCESNSEFTRLTITLTELPAAAPRSLAEVQAELYGAGGLPPGQQDAPPDDERGSPLYWLMVHPGPLMRVVKALSRQLPVITGATCRLTGDGIGVDMAADGTQQLDIANGAYPFGQSPALNDAFYLRSDSIFARQGAMITLTLTLQPVTIDYPVQLLWQYWGDGQWQSFNASPTDCSQHQFRDDTNQLRGQSGQPVGTVQFLCPTMTPTTVAGEQGLWIRVVIAEGGYGAMGTIVTQPVSVVINAVPDEILLPEQKAAVSTYLNTVEGVNFSYTYTPSTYDPPFIVRASLGYEYIARPSQFWTYNNFTLTRFLFRPYKPVDLNCASVLLGFDPADFAQSCLGRTLTLFFDIAQETTATGPVPTWWSHDGEAWQPLSVDDGTDGLTRSGIVSFTLPTTMSATVLFSQTAFWLRIDNSHPWRTVRIAALAPNSVSAGNRTHVIDDVLGSSTERPSQSFQFSYSPVLAGQVVTVTEPRSLAPVDQSAAVAERSQALFAASSLAEDDSAQGASDAQPVTRVWTMVETFAYCGPGDRAYILDSANGLITFGDGRNGMIPPGGHNNIVATYDTTQGLAGNVPAGTLTVLKPSIADISAVTNPAPARGGVDGDTVDHVDRTGPAVLKANNRVVQLSDFGPLAAEASPQVCRARATDSPGHGIRLSVLAQAATPQPYADPALLTLVQTYVRQRCLAPLAGGIEATNPDYRTVDVMAQVKSTCPSDQRNAVQDQLVQLLTDFLQPVLGGTDGEGWAFGEAVTAAAIDRALRRSPLVESVLALTVDGRDNGSVVMTPTQVAAAGAISVLVYGA; encoded by the coding sequence ATGGCCGATCCGGTCCTGGATTTTCGGGATTTCGATACCTTCTACGACCAGTCGGTAACCCTGGCCAAAAGCTATTGCCAGGACTGGAGCCGCTACTGGCCCGAAAACCTGGATGCCACCGTCCCCCTGGATCCGGGACTGGTGATGCTGAAGCTGTTCTCCCTGATGGCCGGATACATGGCCGGCATGGAGAACGGCGTTCCCCATCAGCGCCGGCTGGCGCTGTACCAGTTTCTGGCCCAGCCGCTGCGCAGCCCGGTCCAGGCCCGCGCCGTGCTGTCCTTCGCCCTGCGCCAGGGCCAGCCGCCCCGGCTGGTCCCGGCCGAAAGCGCCGTGGTCAATTCCCCCGGTCAAAGCATCCGCTTCCAGACCGATCGCGATCTGATGGTGATTCCGGCCCAAATCATCGCCGTCCTGGCTCTGCTTCCGCCCCAGGATCAGTTCGTGGACGTCCTGGGGCTGTTGGGAGCGGGCCAGACCGCGCCCCTGTTCGTGGCCACCGAGACCGATCCGGCGGAACAGCCCCTGCCGCATTGGTTCCTGATGGGCGATTCCCTGCTGTTCAAACCCGACAGCGCGCTGCAGGGGCTGTCGGTGACCCTGACCGGTGCCCAGCTCTACCCGGAATTCTTCCAGCAATGGACCGACGGCGCGCTGACGCCGCTGAAATCCACCTGTGAGAGCAATTCCGAGTTCACCCGCCTGACCATCACCCTGACCGAGTTGCCCGCGGCCGCGCCGCGCTCTTTGGCCGAGGTGCAGGCAGAGCTTTACGGTGCCGGCGGACTGCCCCCCGGACAGCAGGATGCGCCTCCCGACGATGAACGGGGGTCGCCGCTCTATTGGCTGATGGTTCATCCCGGGCCGTTGATGCGCGTGGTCAAGGCGCTGTCGCGCCAGTTGCCGGTGATCACCGGAGCCACCTGCCGGCTGACCGGCGATGGAATCGGCGTGGACATGGCCGCCGATGGCACCCAGCAACTGGATATCGCCAACGGCGCCTATCCCTTCGGGCAGAGTCCGGCCCTCAATGACGCCTTCTATCTGCGCAGCGATTCCATCTTTGCCCGCCAGGGGGCGATGATCACCCTGACGCTGACGCTGCAGCCGGTCACCATCGACTACCCCGTCCAACTGCTGTGGCAGTACTGGGGCGATGGCCAATGGCAAAGCTTCAACGCGTCGCCGACCGATTGCAGCCAGCACCAGTTCCGCGACGACACCAACCAGCTGCGCGGCCAGTCCGGCCAGCCGGTGGGCACGGTTCAGTTCCTGTGCCCGACCATGACTCCCACCACCGTGGCCGGCGAGCAGGGGCTGTGGATTCGCGTGGTGATCGCCGAGGGGGGCTATGGCGCCATGGGCACCATCGTCACCCAGCCGGTGTCGGTGGTCATCAACGCGGTGCCCGACGAAATTCTTCTCCCCGAGCAGAAAGCGGCGGTCAGCACCTACCTCAACACCGTCGAGGGCGTGAATTTCTCCTATACCTACACGCCGTCCACCTATGATCCGCCCTTCATCGTCCGCGCCAGCCTGGGCTACGAGTACATAGCCCGTCCCAGCCAGTTCTGGACCTACAACAACTTCACCCTGACGCGCTTCCTGTTCCGGCCCTACAAGCCGGTGGACCTGAATTGCGCCAGCGTGTTGCTGGGGTTCGATCCGGCCGATTTCGCCCAGTCCTGCCTGGGGCGGACCTTGACCCTGTTTTTCGACATCGCCCAGGAGACCACGGCCACCGGGCCGGTCCCCACCTGGTGGAGCCATGACGGAGAGGCATGGCAACCGCTGTCGGTGGATGACGGAACCGATGGCCTGACCCGGTCGGGGATCGTCAGCTTCACCCTGCCGACCACCATGTCGGCCACCGTTCTGTTTTCGCAGACGGCCTTCTGGCTGCGCATCGACAACAGCCATCCATGGCGGACGGTGCGGATTGCCGCCCTGGCGCCCAACAGCGTCAGCGCGGGAAACCGCACCCATGTGATCGACGACGTCTTGGGGTCGAGCACCGAGCGCCCGTCGCAGAGTTTCCAGTTCTCCTACAGCCCGGTGCTGGCCGGACAGGTGGTGACGGTGACCGAGCCGCGCAGCCTGGCCCCGGTGGATCAGAGCGCGGCGGTGGCCGAACGGTCCCAGGCCCTGTTTGCCGCCTCCAGCCTGGCCGAGGACGACAGCGCCCAGGGCGCCAGCGACGCCCAGCCGGTAACCCGGGTCTGGACCATGGTCGAGACCTTCGCCTATTGCGGCCCGGGCGACCGGGCTTACATCCTCGACAGCGCCAACGGACTGATCACCTTCGGCGATGGCCGCAACGGCATGATTCCGCCGGGCGGCCACAACAATATCGTCGCCACCTACGACACCACCCAGGGACTGGCCGGAAATGTCCCGGCCGGGACGCTGACGGTGCTCAAGCCCTCCATCGCCGACATCTCGGCGGTGACCAATCCGGCGCCCGCCCGGGGAGGGGTGGATGGCGACACCGTGGATCATGTGGATCGGACCGGCCCCGCCGTGCTGAAGGCCAACAACCGGGTGGTGCAGCTGTCTGATTTCGGCCCCCTGGCCGCCGAGGCCTCGCCCCAGGTGTGCCGGGCTCGGGCGACCGACAGCCCCGGCCACGGAATTCGGCTGAGCGTTCTGGCGCAGGCGGCCACGCCGCAGCCCTATGCCGATCCGGCCTTGCTCACCCTGGTGCAGACCTATGTGCGCCAGCGCTGTCTGGCGCCCCTGGCCGGCGGCATCGAGGCGACCAATCCCGATTACCGCACCGTGGACGTGATGGCCCAGGTCAAGAGCACCTGCCCCTCGGACCAGCGCAATGCGGTGCAGGACCAGCTGGTCCAACTGCTGACCGATTTTCTGCAGCCGGTTCTGGGGGGGACGGACGGGGAGGGCTGGGCCTTTGGAGAAGCGGTCACGGCCGCCGCCATCGATCGCGCCCTGCGTCGCAGTCCTCTGGTGGAGAGTGTCCTGGCCCTGACCGTCGACGGCCGCGACAACGGCAGCGTGGTCATGACTCCGACCCAGGTGGCGGCGGCGGGCGCCATCAGCGTGCTGGTCTACGGAGCCTAG
- a CDS encoding phage tail protein encodes MSLGPGQFLRYLPAIYNRQNDPFMGQFVSIFQKILTGLDDSQLSGRKGIQQLLAAEVVGNLFYPRFSFLFPGDQTTFIPPISGATAAVRTALLTEFNSYIDVPVVTAPVNAATSPAPPPPDALSAFQDWLNRFLAWLGAMVDLTVEETWDIDKRRTVIARIMALYRLRGTPQGLGFLVNLLLDLPLTVTYVTMDRDGGTVTHTGQVTVTVLNPQPPGVSVTDTVKPGATFMVQDTATQVMPLVSGYAPWRFDVTVVLPTAADPAFVLTAQAIQTVLVLIGKLRLLLDAAKPAGTFYRLTVHPGIELNDQAPPLLGQNTLLGS; translated from the coding sequence ATGAGCCTGGGACCGGGCCAGTTCCTGCGCTACCTGCCGGCGATCTACAATCGTCAGAACGACCCCTTCATGGGGCAGTTCGTCAGCATCTTTCAGAAGATTCTGACCGGGCTGGATGACAGCCAGCTGTCGGGGCGCAAGGGGATCCAGCAACTGCTGGCGGCCGAGGTGGTGGGCAATCTGTTCTATCCGCGTTTCAGCTTTCTGTTCCCCGGCGACCAGACCACCTTCATTCCCCCCATTTCCGGCGCCACCGCCGCGGTGCGGACAGCGCTCCTGACCGAGTTCAACAGCTATATCGACGTCCCGGTGGTGACCGCGCCGGTCAATGCCGCCACCAGTCCCGCGCCCCCTCCGCCGGACGCGTTGAGCGCGTTCCAGGACTGGCTGAACCGGTTTCTGGCGTGGCTGGGGGCGATGGTCGACCTGACCGTCGAGGAAACCTGGGATATCGACAAGCGCCGCACGGTCATCGCCCGGATCATGGCGCTCTATCGGCTGCGGGGGACGCCGCAGGGACTGGGCTTTCTGGTCAATCTGCTGCTGGATCTTCCCCTGACGGTGACCTACGTGACCATGGACCGCGACGGCGGCACCGTTACCCACACCGGCCAGGTCACGGTCACCGTGCTCAATCCCCAGCCGCCCGGGGTGAGCGTGACCGACACCGTGAAGCCCGGCGCCACCTTCATGGTGCAGGACACCGCCACCCAGGTCATGCCGCTGGTTTCGGGCTACGCGCCCTGGCGGTTCGACGTGACGGTGGTTCTGCCCACCGCCGCCGATCCGGCCTTCGTTCTGACCGCCCAGGCGATCCAGACCGTCCTGGTGCTGATCGGAAAGCTGCGCCTGCTGTTGGACGCGGCCAAGCCGGCCGGCACCTTCTACCGTCTGACGGTCCACCCCGGCATCGAACTCAATGACCAGGCGCCACCGCTCCTGGGCCAAAACACCCTTCTCGGCAGCTAG
- a CDS encoding aspartyl/asparaginyl beta-hydroxylase domain-containing protein, whose translation MSPAPAQLPHCAVLSGHFPQILAECRALPDDDFVPWPETALYTRGWVVHGLVVQGREVLENCLFCPRTTMMLRTLPGLVNAGFSRLLPGTRILPHQGYTDQVWRVHLGLEVPPGCGLKVGGDTLSWQAGQCLAFDDTVMHEAWNLGSQPRTVLLVDISKSACPSGDALP comes from the coding sequence ATGTCTCCGGCACCCGCTCAACTGCCCCACTGCGCGGTTCTCAGCGGCCACTTTCCGCAGATTCTGGCGGAATGTCGGGCCTTGCCCGACGATGACTTCGTCCCCTGGCCGGAAACGGCGCTTTATACCCGCGGCTGGGTGGTGCATGGACTGGTGGTCCAGGGACGGGAGGTTCTCGAGAACTGCCTGTTCTGCCCCCGAACCACCATGATGTTGCGGACCCTGCCGGGGCTGGTCAATGCCGGGTTTTCGCGTCTGCTGCCGGGGACGCGTATTCTTCCCCACCAGGGCTATACCGACCAGGTGTGGCGGGTGCATCTGGGACTGGAGGTTCCGCCGGGCTGCGGCCTTAAGGTCGGCGGCGACACCCTGTCGTGGCAGGCCGGGCAGTGCCTGGCTTTCGACGATACGGTGATGCACGAAGCCTGGAACCTTGGCAGCCAGCCCCGCACCGTGCTGCTGGTGGACATTTCGAAATCGGCCTGTCCGTCCGGGGATGCCTTGCCATGA
- a CDS encoding ATP-binding protein, whose translation MSDPEAFSEVEEFLGALAAWGNLVLEQALRAVTETGGNDPLERLARAAGPSDQDLTERIEAGWTSLRRRSAATMEAGHFIPWIHLSSLFQLDRAEQTILLLALLPSLDQRYGAVLAQLGGAENAGYLPLRTFAAVVGRPVAHRALAADAPLRQWEFLESAPDAAAHSVTPFAPDLRLSPLIAAYLRAEAAPQPHLDHPLETLAPAPALDQLPLMTATRSAMERLLSLWQAPDSHPRGFVLLAQGQDKVLLEQLCSASLAEVGLTGLRVDGRELLRMAQDGRPLDAVLGRLRVLCRDALLCNHALVLDNSQWLIREQDDESLLQAVLQTILASQRQTAVINGPVSRLTAQILGFAAHPVLPAVIRLEPPDAALRLAVWQAHCAAQGLTVASEVVDRLAETAPLSAHQIEMAVRDAASRAVLTDQPVDTLLAQAAHDQGQSSGLSVAQEVRSRYRFDDIVLAATTRQALDLILVQVRQRHRVIDQWGFDALTDNPLGLCVLFHGPSGTGKTMAASVIANELGLSLYKVDLSSVLSKYIGETEKHLAQLFDQAEAMNVVLFFDEAESLFARRTETKDSHDRYANLQTGYLLQRVERYAGTVILSTNLLKNLDQAFTRRFRFIIEFPFPGPEERLRLWQKAFPAAAPMDPGVVLAPLAEALALSGGNIKSVALAAAFQAASQDQPITMDHIRYACECEYEKIGKIFPGFELIGDD comes from the coding sequence ATGAGCGATCCGGAAGCGTTTTCCGAGGTGGAGGAGTTTCTGGGCGCGCTTGCCGCCTGGGGCAATCTGGTGCTGGAGCAGGCCCTCAGAGCCGTGACCGAGACCGGAGGCAACGATCCGCTGGAGCGTCTGGCCCGGGCCGCCGGCCCATCCGATCAGGACCTGACCGAGCGGATCGAAGCGGGATGGACCTCGTTGCGCCGACGCTCGGCGGCAACCATGGAGGCCGGGCACTTCATTCCCTGGATTCATCTGTCGTCGCTGTTTCAGTTGGATCGGGCGGAGCAGACCATCTTGCTGCTGGCCCTGCTGCCGTCGCTGGATCAGCGGTACGGCGCCGTTCTGGCTCAGCTGGGGGGAGCTGAGAATGCGGGCTACCTGCCCTTGCGGACCTTCGCCGCCGTCGTGGGGCGGCCGGTGGCCCATCGGGCCTTGGCCGCCGACGCGCCGCTGCGCCAGTGGGAGTTTCTCGAGAGCGCGCCGGATGCGGCCGCCCATTCCGTCACGCCCTTCGCGCCGGATCTGCGCCTGTCGCCGTTGATCGCGGCCTATCTGCGGGCCGAGGCCGCGCCCCAGCCGCACCTCGACCATCCCTTGGAGACATTGGCTCCGGCGCCTGCCCTGGACCAGTTGCCGCTGATGACCGCTACGCGCTCCGCCATGGAGCGCCTGCTGTCCCTGTGGCAGGCCCCCGATTCCCATCCTCGGGGTTTTGTCCTGCTGGCCCAGGGACAGGACAAGGTCCTGCTGGAACAGCTCTGTTCCGCCAGCCTGGCCGAAGTGGGGCTGACCGGGCTGCGCGTGGATGGGCGCGAATTGCTGCGCATGGCCCAGGACGGCCGCCCGCTCGACGCGGTGCTGGGCCGTCTGCGGGTCTTGTGCCGTGACGCCTTGCTGTGCAACCACGCCCTGGTGCTGGACAACAGCCAGTGGCTGATCCGCGAGCAGGATGACGAGTCGCTGTTGCAGGCGGTGCTGCAGACCATTCTGGCCAGTCAGCGTCAGACCGCGGTGATCAACGGCCCGGTGTCACGGCTGACGGCGCAGATCCTGGGCTTTGCCGCCCATCCGGTGCTGCCGGCGGTGATCCGGCTCGAGCCGCCCGATGCCGCGCTGCGTCTGGCGGTCTGGCAGGCCCACTGCGCCGCCCAGGGCTTGACGGTGGCTTCCGAGGTAGTGGATCGGCTGGCGGAGACGGCGCCCCTGTCGGCGCACCAGATCGAGATGGCGGTCCGGGACGCCGCCAGCCGGGCGGTCCTGACCGACCAGCCGGTGGACACCCTGCTGGCCCAGGCCGCCCACGATCAGGGCCAGTCCAGCGGACTGAGCGTGGCCCAGGAGGTGAGGAGCCGCTATCGTTTCGACGACATCGTCCTGGCCGCCACCACCCGCCAGGCCCTCGACCTGATCCTGGTCCAGGTGCGCCAACGCCATCGGGTGATCGATCAATGGGGGTTCGACGCCCTGACCGACAATCCCCTGGGCCTGTGCGTCCTGTTCCATGGTCCCTCGGGGACCGGCAAGACCATGGCCGCTTCGGTCATCGCCAACGAGCTGGGGCTCAGCCTTTACAAGGTCGATCTGTCCAGCGTGCTCAGCAAATATATCGGCGAGACCGAGAAGCATCTGGCCCAGCTGTTCGATCAGGCCGAGGCCATGAACGTGGTGCTGTTCTTCGACGAGGCGGAAAGCCTGTTCGCCCGGCGCACCGAAACCAAGGACTCTCACGATCGCTACGCCAATCTGCAGACCGGCTACCTGCTGCAGCGGGTCGAGCGCTATGCCGGGACGGTGATCCTGTCGACCAATCTTCTCAAGAACCTCGACCAGGCGTTCACGCGGCGCTTCCGCTTCATCATCGAGTTTCCCTTTCCCGGTCCCGAGGAACGGCTGCGGCTGTGGCAAAAGGCCTTTCCGGCGGCGGCACCCATGGATCCCGGGGTGGTTCTGGCGCCACTGGCCGAGGCCCTGGCCCTCAGCGGCGGCAACATCAAGAGTGTCGCCCTGGCCGCCGCCTTCCAGGCCGCCAGCCAGGATCAGCCCATCACTATGGACCATATCCGGTACGCCTGCGAATGCGAATACGAGAAAATAGGGAAAATTTTCCCCGGTTTCGAGCTTATCGGTGATGATTAG
- the kdpF gene encoding K(+)-transporting ATPase subunit F — MTEASMHGNDLLGYLIGVVMVFGLAGYLAYVLTRPDKF; from the coding sequence GTGACGGAGGCATCCATGCACGGCAACGACCTTCTAGGCTATCTTATCGGTGTCGTCATGGTGTTCGGCCTGGCCGGCTACCTGGCCTATGTGCTGACTCGTCCCGACAAGTTCTAG
- the kdpA gene encoding potassium-transporting ATPase subunit KdpA, with amino-acid sequence MDAHGVLQFLLFLALVLALTPILGRFMTWLFQAPVGRVEDGFYRLLGIDPTREQGWAAYAVSLLIFHLLAVFGLYALQRFQGMLPLNPAGQGAVPPDLAFNTAISFATNTNWQNYGGESTMSHLTQMAGLTVHNFLSAAAGIAVAVALMRGFARHSTRTVGNFYVDITRVTLGLLLPLCLVGALVLVGQGVPQNFDAPVTVTTLEGVSQVIAQGPVASQMMIKHLGTNGGGFFNANAAHPYENPNALVNLIHMLAIFAIGAALTNTFGRMAGDRRQGWALLGAMAALFLAGLGAAWWAEAQGNPVLGGIANMEGKEVRLGVAASMLFAVVTTVTSCGAVNAMHDSLLPLAGMIPMVNMLLGEVVVGGVGSGLYGMVVFALLTVFIAGLMVGRTPEYLGKKIEAREIKLAVIAILATPVAVLGIGGLAITLPMGQAGIAAAGPHGLSEVLYAFASAGNNNGSAFGGLSGNTIFYNATMAAAMMIGRFVVMIPVLAIAGALAAKMAVPASAGTFPTHGWLFVVLLVGIVLVVGGLTYFPVLVLGPVVEHLALSAGILF; translated from the coding sequence ATGGATGCGCACGGCGTTCTCCAGTTCCTGCTGTTTCTCGCCCTGGTTTTGGCGTTGACGCCGATCCTGGGCCGTTTCATGACTTGGCTGTTCCAGGCGCCCGTGGGGCGGGTTGAGGACGGCTTCTACCGCCTGCTCGGCATCGACCCCACCCGGGAGCAGGGCTGGGCGGCCTATGCCGTGTCGCTGCTGATCTTCCATTTGCTGGCAGTCTTCGGCCTCTACGCCCTCCAGCGCTTCCAGGGAATGCTGCCGCTCAATCCCGCCGGCCAGGGGGCGGTGCCGCCGGACCTAGCTTTCAATACCGCCATCAGCTTCGCCACCAACACCAACTGGCAGAATTACGGTGGCGAGAGCACTATGAGCCATCTCACCCAGATGGCCGGGCTGACCGTCCACAACTTCCTGTCAGCGGCGGCGGGTATCGCGGTGGCGGTGGCGCTGATGCGCGGCTTCGCTCGCCACTCCACCCGCACTGTGGGTAATTTCTACGTGGACATCACCCGGGTCACCCTCGGTCTGCTGCTGCCTCTTTGCCTGGTGGGCGCCCTGGTGCTGGTGGGCCAAGGCGTGCCGCAGAACTTCGACGCCCCGGTGACCGTTACCACCCTGGAAGGCGTTTCCCAGGTCATCGCCCAGGGGCCGGTGGCCAGCCAGATGATGATCAAGCACCTGGGCACCAATGGCGGCGGCTTCTTCAACGCCAACGCCGCGCATCCCTACGAGAACCCCAACGCCTTGGTGAATCTGATCCACATGCTGGCGATCTTCGCCATCGGCGCGGCGCTGACCAACACCTTCGGCCGCATGGCCGGCGACCGGCGCCAGGGCTGGGCGCTGCTGGGCGCCATGGCGGCGCTGTTCCTGGCCGGGCTGGGGGCCGCCTGGTGGGCCGAGGCCCAGGGCAATCCGGTGCTGGGCGGCATTGCCAACATGGAAGGCAAGGAGGTGCGGTTGGGCGTTGCCGCCTCGATGCTGTTTGCCGTCGTCACAACCGTCACCTCGTGCGGCGCGGTCAACGCCATGCACGATTCGCTGCTGCCGCTGGCCGGTATGATCCCCATGGTGAACATGCTGCTGGGCGAGGTGGTTGTGGGCGGCGTCGGTTCAGGCCTCTACGGCATGGTGGTGTTCGCCCTGCTCACCGTCTTCATCGCCGGATTGATGGTCGGGCGGACCCCGGAATACCTGGGCAAGAAGATCGAAGCCCGCGAGATCAAGCTGGCGGTGATCGCCATCCTGGCGACGCCGGTGGCAGTGCTGGGGATCGGCGGGTTGGCCATCACCCTGCCCATGGGCCAGGCGGGCATCGCCGCCGCCGGGCCCCACGGGCTGTCGGAAGTGCTCTACGCCTTCGCCTCGGCCGGCAACAACAACGGCTCGGCCTTCGGCGGGCTGTCGGGCAACACGATCTTCTACAACGCCACCATGGCCGCTGCCATGATGATCGGGCGCTTCGTCGTCATGATCCCGGTGCTGGCCATTGCCGGCGCACTGGCCGCCAAGATGGCGGTGCCCGCCTCGGCCGGCACCTTTCCCACCCATGGGTGGCTGTTTGTCGTCCTGCTGGTCGGCATCGTCCTGGTGGTGGGCGGGCTGACCTACTTCCCCGTCCTCGTCCTCGGCCCGGTGGTCGAGCATCTGGCGCTTAGCGCCGGTATCCTGTTCTAG